In Streptomyces sp. P3, one DNA window encodes the following:
- a CDS encoding STAS domain-containing protein, translated as MGNAPQRAGGFGLPHGGTAVLEVIPLPGRPGIRARGEISSVTRSPWEEALAGLARRHADVSYVELSEVGFVDVAGVAALAVTALDLRGGRVVVEHPPPQVSRVLSLFWPGLRRIEVSPR; from the coding sequence GTGGGGAACGCCCCGCAGAGAGCCGGCGGATTCGGGCTGCCGCACGGAGGGACCGCTGTGCTGGAGGTGATCCCGCTGCCCGGCCGGCCCGGCATCCGGGCCCGGGGCGAGATCAGCTCGGTCACCCGCTCGCCGTGGGAAGAGGCCCTGGCGGGCCTGGCCCGGCGCCACGCCGACGTGTCCTACGTGGAGCTGTCGGAGGTGGGGTTCGTGGACGTGGCCGGGGTCGCGGCGCTCGCCGTCACGGCCCTGGACCTGCGCGGAGGACGGGTGGTCGTCGAGCATCCGCCGCCGCAGGTTTCGAGGGTGCTGAGCCTGTTCTGGCCGGGCCTGCGCCGGATCGAGGTGTCGCCGCGATGA
- a CDS encoding anti-sigma factor RsbA family regulatory protein: protein MSMVAIHGKFEHPALFYRSAREYVDRTVSFVQEGLDVGEPVAVAVPGPNLELIREALGADARAVLLLDMAEAGRNPGRIIPKVLRGFADGHRDGRVRIIGEPVWPGRSALEYPACAQHEALINAAFEGRAVTVLCPYDETRLDEEVLADARTTHPTVLTGDTESASDAYDWRSVVARYNRPLPSVPDAAQFPFGVQELAAARAFAVERAQRLGLAGQRLTDAELAVAELTTNSVVHGGGRGTLAVWEDGGQVVCEVRDTGRMIDPLAGRRPPAHGQIGGRGLMLVHYVADLVRVYTADDGTTVRFYLDRVDRLGDAGPVGRADGAERAERVGR, encoded by the coding sequence ATGAGCATGGTCGCGATCCACGGGAAGTTCGAGCACCCCGCGCTGTTCTACCGCTCCGCGCGGGAGTACGTGGACCGGACGGTGTCGTTCGTCCAGGAGGGCCTGGACGTCGGCGAGCCGGTGGCGGTGGCCGTGCCCGGCCCCAACCTCGAGCTGATCAGGGAGGCCCTCGGCGCGGACGCGCGGGCCGTCCTCCTGCTGGACATGGCCGAGGCGGGCCGCAACCCCGGCCGGATCATCCCGAAGGTGCTTCGCGGATTCGCCGACGGCCACCGGGACGGCCGGGTGCGGATCATCGGCGAGCCGGTCTGGCCGGGCCGCAGCGCCCTGGAGTATCCCGCGTGCGCACAGCACGAGGCCCTGATCAACGCGGCCTTCGAGGGCCGCGCGGTGACCGTCCTGTGCCCGTACGACGAGACCCGCCTGGACGAAGAGGTGCTGGCCGACGCGCGCACCACCCACCCGACCGTGCTGACCGGCGACACGGAGTCGGCGAGCGACGCCTACGACTGGCGGTCCGTCGTCGCCCGCTACAACCGGCCGCTGCCGTCCGTGCCGGACGCCGCGCAGTTCCCCTTCGGCGTGCAGGAGCTTGCCGCGGCCCGCGCCTTCGCGGTCGAGCGCGCCCAACGGCTGGGTCTGGCGGGGCAGCGGCTGACCGACGCCGAACTGGCGGTGGCGGAGCTGACGACCAACAGCGTGGTGCACGGCGGAGGACGTGGAACGCTCGCCGTCTGGGAGGACGGAGGGCAGGTCGTGTGCGAGGTCCGGGACACGGGCCGGATGATCGACCCGCTGGCCGGCCGCAGGCCGCCCGCGCACGGCCAGATCGGCGGCCGGGGCCTGATGCTCGTGCACTACGTGGCCGACCTGGTGCGGGTGTACACCGCCGACGACGGGACGACCGTCCGCTTCTACCTCGACCGGGTGGACCGCCTCGGCGACGCCGGCCCCGTCGGTCGTGCCGACGGCGCCGAACGCGCCGAACGCGTCGGTCGCTGA